The Blautia pseudococcoides genome segment GGAAGTGAAGCTGGGAGAAAAAGAAGCGACACTTCTGGACACGCCCGGGCATGTGGACTTTTCTGCGGAGATGGAGAGAACCCTGCAGGTGCTGGACTATGCGGTGCTGGTCATCAGCGGAGCGGACGGTGTGCAGGGACATGTGCAGACTCTGTGGAGGCTTTTGACAAGGTACAAAATTCCTGTATTCCTGTTTATCAATAAAATGGACCAGGAAGGAACTGACAGACGGAAGCTTCTGGAGGAACTGCAGAAGCGCCTGGATGAAAGATGTATCGTCTTTGATGACAATGAGGATAGAGAGGCTTTTTTCGAGAATCTAGCCATGAGTGATGAGGCTGTACTGGAAAAATACCTGTCTGACGCCGCGGTGGAGCCGGGAGAAATCATCCGGCTGATCCGGGAACGGAAAGTATTCCCCATCTATTTTGGCTCTGCCCTGAAAATAGATGGGGTGGAGGAGTTTTTGCAGGGGCTGGATACTTATACAGCTTGTCCGGATCATCCGGAGGAATTCGGTGCCAGAGTTTATAAGATAGCCAGGGATGCCCAGGGTGCCCGTCTGACGTATATGAAGATCACAGGCGGTACCCTGAAAGTAAAGCAGATGCTGACAAACCGCCGGGAAGGAAAGGAAAGCAGTGAGGAGATCTGGGAGGAAAAAGCGGATCAGCTCCGCATCTACTCCGGTGCCGGTTTCCGCACCATCAGCCAGGCCCCGGCAGGTACGGTCTGTGCGGTGACAGGGCTTTTGAGGACGTTCTGCGGTCAGGGACTGGGCGCTGAGACTGAGGCGGAGCTGCCTCTTCTGGAGCCGGTTCTCACTTATCAAATCCAGATCCCGCCGGAATGTGATGTGCACCAGATGTATTTGAAGCTCCGCCAGCTGGAGGAGGAGGAACCGGAACTGCACATTGTCTGGGAAGAACAATCCAATGAGATCCATGCCCAGGTCATGGGAGAGGTACAGATAGAAATACTAAAACGTCTGATCGCGGAACGCTTTGACACGGAGGTGGAATTTGGCGCAGGAAGCATAGTCTATAAAGAAACCATTACAGAACCGGTGGAAGGTGTGGGGCATTTTGAACCCCTCCGCCACTATGCGGAGGTGCATCTTCTGATGGAGCCGGGGGAGCGGGGCAGCGGCCTTCAGTTTGAGGCTGCCTGCAGTGAGGATATCCTGGAACGGAACTGGCAGCGCCTGGTGCTGACACATCTGGAGGAAAAACGCCACAGAGGTGTACTGACAGGTTCAGAGATCACGGATATGAAAATCACGCTGGTCACAGGACGGGCCCATTTGAAACATACAGAGGGCGGCGATTTCCGGCAGGCCACTTATCGAGCCGTGCGTCATGGACTGAAATGTACAGCCAGCCTCCTGCTGGAACCGGTCTATGAATACAGACTGGAAATCCCTTCCGATAAGGTGGGCAGGGCACTTTCGGACATCCAGAAAATGTATGGTACATTTTCCGGGCCGGTCATAGAAGGAGATATGACCATACTGACGGGTACCGCTCCTGTATCTGCCATGCGGGATTACCAGACAGAGGTGGCTGCCTACACCAAAGGCCACGGACGGCTCTCCTGCTCACTGAAGGGGTACGAACCCTGTCACAATGCGGAGGAAGTGATCCGGGAAAAAGCCTATGATTCCGAAAAAGACACAGAAAATCCCACTGGCTCTGTATTTTGTTCGCACGGCGCCGGTTATGTGGTATGCTGGGACAAGGTGCGGGACTATATGCATCTGGACAGTGGGATTCGCCTGGAAAAAAAGGAAAAGCCCGTGCAGGAACAATCCATCCGGACATCCCGCCAGACGTTCCAAAGCCGCGGTCCGGCAGATGAAAAAGAGCTGGAAGAAATATTTACCCGCACCTATGGAACTGCAAAGAAAGAGAGAGATCCATTTAACAGAAAGCGAACGGTCAGTGCGGCAACTTCTTCCCCCAGGGAATACAAACCTAAAAAACAGGGGACGGAGGAAGAATATCTGCTGGTGGACGGCTACAATATTATATTTGCGTGGGAAGAATTAAGAGACCTAGCCAATGCCGGCATTGAAGCTGCCAGGAACAAACTCATGGATATTCTCAGCAACTATCAGGGATATAAGAAAAATACCCTGATTCTCGTATACGACGCCTACAAAGTGGAAGGCAATACAGGTGAGGTGATGAAATATCACAATATCTATGTGGTATACACAAAAGAAGCGGAGACAGCAGACCAGTATATTGAAAAGACCGTACACGAGATTGGAAGGAAACACCGGGTCACAGTAGCAACCTCTGACGCCTTGGAGCAGATCATCATTCTGGGACAAGGCGCAAGCCGCCTTTCAGCCGCAGGACTAAAAGAGGAAATCCGGGCTGCAGATATTGAAATCAGAAGCAATTATCTGAACCAGGGCCAGAATGGGAAAAACTATTTATTTGACCATCTGTCAGATGAACTGCAGGGCTTGATGGAGGACGTCAGAATGGGGAGGAAGAAGCTGTAGTATCCGGGCTGCACAAAAGTTCTGTCAGCTTTTTGGCTGCAACACTGAGCGGGCGCTCCATATCCTGTATCAGGCATATGGAGCGTTTCGGCGGTTCCCCATGCAGAGGGATCCGGAAAATTTCATTTTTATCCAATGCATCTCTGGCAAATTCCTCAGGGAGAAAGCCGATCCCAAGGCCGTTTTTTACCATCAGGAGTACCTGATCCATAGTAGCCGCCTCCAGATCCGGTTCCAGGGTCAGCCCATGTTCCAGAAAAAAGTCCCCATACAATTCATAGCTTCTGGACTTCTTATCCATACAGACAAAAGAGTAAGATTTCAGATCTCCAAGATTCCATGTTTTTTCTGAAAGTCCGGAAAACTGCGGTCCGCCCACAAGGATTTCCCTGAACTTTTTCAGTGGTGTCTCCTTTAAAGGTCTGCGGATACCAGACGGATTTGTGATAACCGCAAAATCTACCGTACCATTTTTTAAAGCAAGTATGGCCTGAGGTGTTGTCTGATTTGATATCCGTATCCTTACGCCGGGGTATTCCCTGTGGAACTCCCCCAGCTTATGCAAAAGCAGTCCATGCAGTGCTGTTTCACTGGCTCCAACAGAAACCTGGCCGCTTTTAAGAGTCTGCTCCATTCTCAATTCTTCCTCCCCGGCCTGGATCTGTTCCACAGCCAAGGCTACATGTCTGAAAAGCTTCTCCCCCTCCGGTGTGAGCTTAACGCCCCTGTTAGAGCGAAGCAAAAGCCTGCATCCCAGTTCGTGCTCCAGGTTATTCATAGACCGGGTAATATTCGGCTGACTATTCATCAGAACAGAAGCCGCCTTTGTAAAGCTATGATACTTAACCACATAATAAAAAATTTTATAATAATCATAAGTCACATTCATTATCTTTCCCCCACTGCCCATTTCCGCCAAACGCTGCTGCAATAGACAATATTCTCATCTGATATATAATTATGATATAGAAATAATACCATATATATATTTTACATCTTGCTCCTCAAAAGTATAATATAAATAGGAACAAAAAACAATGCAAACCAGCAGCAGTCTACAGGAGGAACTATGAAACCAGCAGTCAAACCAGCGGTGAAACCCCGTCAAATGTCAGAGTCCATGCCCCTTGCTATATTTCTAACCCTGGCCGGCGGTTTCCAGGATGCTTATTCCTACAACTGCCGCGGCAGGGTCTTTGCCAATGCCCAAACCGGAAACATTGTCCTGCTGGGGCAAAACCTGGCTCAGGGCCATTGGAGAGCAGCATTTCACTATTTTATTCCTCTCTGCGCATTCCTTCTGGGTGTCTACATCACAGAACGTGTGCACCACCGTTTCCGAGCAAACGAAAAAATCCACTGGAGGCAGGTGATTCTTCTGATAGAATCGCTCCTGCTGGTCATTACCGGTTTTCTTCCGCAGACCCTGAATATAAGTGCCAATGCCCTTATGTCCTTTGCCTGTGCCATGCAGGTCAACAGTTTCCGAAAATTTCATGGCCTGCCCTGTGCCACTACCATGTGTATCGGCAACATCCGCAGCGCCACGGAAATGCTCTGCAGATATCACATAACAAAAGACAAAACACTAAGGCGGAAAAGCATCCACTATTATTTTGTGATCCTGATTTTCGCCATAGGTGCAACTGCAGGAGCACTGATCACATCAGTTCTTGGCAGTCCCGCTATCTGGACAGCCGCGTGTCTTCTTCTGGCAGGTTTTGTACTCATGTTTATGAAAGAGCAGCCGGAGCCATAAAAAAATGATTTCATCCTTGCATTTCTTCAGAAAATATGATATTGTTAGTCCACAACAAAAGGCAGTGTCACTGCCTTACTTAAATATCTAGTTATCTTTTCAATAAAATCAGGCATTTCGCCAAATTATCAATTCATCTAAATTCATATCTGAAGGAGGTTTTTTTATGGTGCAAAAAAACATAGTATGTGAAGGGCTTCGTTGTTATGTGCATTCCAAGTCCGCATTTATTGACTGGTGTATGGAATTTTCCAAAGAGTCCCGTGGTATGCTGATACAGGCCATGATGGAGGCAGACAGCAGAGAGGGGTTTTTTGAGTCCTCCCAGATGGGCAGTGTTGTTAAAATGCAGATACTGTGGGACCAAGAACAAAAAGAGCATGTGTTTGATGCAATTATCAGGAAAAAGCTGCTGAGGCGCCAGCAGGAGGAAGTGCCCCAGAGATTGGCAGCAGCAATGGGACCTGCGCTGAATCTGGATCATGAGGAAGTCCATGTGGAGAGTATTCTCTTTCTGGCATATGCAGTTGTGAGAAATGAGGCCTGCAGAAAAACGCTGATGGAATATGCAAAAAGGGAAGGGGAAAAATGCTATGAAGCATATAAAGAGTCCAAGTTTAGAGCGTCCGCCTTCCCATCCTGGTTTCTCGTGGATGACAGACTTCCGGCAAGCATGGCAGTCGGACTGATAGAGCGGATACGTCAGGAATATAAGACACAGCAGTGCTGTGCACTCAGGGAAAACAGGCTATATAAAAGTCTTATGAAAATTCTGGAAGAAGGTCACAGAAATTTGAAAAACCAGTTAAAAAAGGCAGAATACATAGATGGCGGCATGTTTCAAAAAATAGTTAAAAACAGCAATGATATGGTATTGGCAGCAGCGGAGATGATGGTGCTTTTGATAATGGCCGAAGAATCGGAAGTTCCTGTACATGAGGATTATGATTTCTATCTGGGGCTTCAGATGCTCTTGACTTATGAAGGGGATTTGGAAAAATCACCGGAATTGGAAGACACGGATAATAGGGGCAGAAGACTGCACAGACATCTTCAGAAAGAACACCTGCAGATGGAATCCTACTATATCTGTTATTATCTTGATGGGGCAGTGGAGAAAGAAAACGAGTTGGATCTGGAGTTGGTCTTTGCGTATTTTCATCTGAATCTGAGAATGCTGACGGGAATTGAGCTGGAGCAGAAGGATGTGGATTTTCTCTGTTCTCTGGCAGAAGATATGAAATGGGAGGATTATAAACAAATACTACTTACTGCAACCCTGTGCAAATATATCCACAGGCTGCAGCAGTTATGTGAAGAGCACAATCCGGAGGAACGCCGCTACCTGCAGCGCAGAGCCGAAAAAGACAAGGATACTATGCTCATTGAAATAGAAAACCTGCAAAGCAGGACAGAATACCTGGAACAAAAGAAAAAAGAGCTGGAAAAACATCTGGAGCAAAGCGAAACAGAGAAAGTAAAGCTTAGGACCCGGCTCCAAAGCGCGGAGGAAAAGAATGCGCTGGAGCGGGATGAGCTCATCAGTCTGCGTAACTATATTTTTCAGTGCATACAGGCAGAAGAAAAGCCAAAACAGGAGGAGGCCCACAGCAATGATGAGTATGCAGAGCTGATGAAAGGTGAAAAAATGCTTATAATCGGCGGGCATGCAAACTGGCAGAAGAAGATGAAACAACACCTCCCCCACAGCCAGTTTTTATCTTCCGACAATCTGCATTTTGACAATTCTGTACTATACTGCAAAAAATATCTTGTATTCAACA includes the following:
- a CDS encoding translation factor GTPase family protein, which codes for MKTNKLAVGILAHVDAGKTTLAESILYLTGSIRKPGRVDHQDAFLDTYDLERERGITIFSKQAEVKLGEKEATLLDTPGHVDFSAEMERTLQVLDYAVLVISGADGVQGHVQTLWRLLTRYKIPVFLFINKMDQEGTDRRKLLEELQKRLDERCIVFDDNEDREAFFENLAMSDEAVLEKYLSDAAVEPGEIIRLIRERKVFPIYFGSALKIDGVEEFLQGLDTYTACPDHPEEFGARVYKIARDAQGARLTYMKITGGTLKVKQMLTNRREGKESSEEIWEEKADQLRIYSGAGFRTISQAPAGTVCAVTGLLRTFCGQGLGAETEAELPLLEPVLTYQIQIPPECDVHQMYLKLRQLEEEEPELHIVWEEQSNEIHAQVMGEVQIEILKRLIAERFDTEVEFGAGSIVYKETITEPVEGVGHFEPLRHYAEVHLLMEPGERGSGLQFEAACSEDILERNWQRLVLTHLEEKRHRGVLTGSEITDMKITLVTGRAHLKHTEGGDFRQATYRAVRHGLKCTASLLLEPVYEYRLEIPSDKVGRALSDIQKMYGTFSGPVIEGDMTILTGTAPVSAMRDYQTEVAAYTKGHGRLSCSLKGYEPCHNAEEVIREKAYDSEKDTENPTGSVFCSHGAGYVVCWDKVRDYMHLDSGIRLEKKEKPVQEQSIRTSRQTFQSRGPADEKELEEIFTRTYGTAKKERDPFNRKRTVSAATSSPREYKPKKQGTEEEYLLVDGYNIIFAWEELRDLANAGIEAARNKLMDILSNYQGYKKNTLILVYDAYKVEGNTGEVMKYHNIYVVYTKEAETADQYIEKTVHEIGRKHRVTVATSDALEQIIILGQGASRLSAAGLKEEIRAADIEIRSNYLNQGQNGKNYLFDHLSDELQGLMEDVRMGRKKL
- a CDS encoding LysR family transcriptional regulator, with the protein product MNVTYDYYKIFYYVVKYHSFTKAASVLMNSQPNITRSMNNLEHELGCRLLLRSNRGVKLTPEGEKLFRHVALAVEQIQAGEEELRMEQTLKSGQVSVGASETALHGLLLHKLGEFHREYPGVRIRISNQTTPQAILALKNGTVDFAVITNPSGIRRPLKETPLKKFREILVGGPQFSGLSEKTWNLGDLKSYSFVCMDKKSRSYELYGDFFLEHGLTLEPDLEAATMDQVLLMVKNGLGIGFLPEEFARDALDKNEIFRIPLHGEPPKRSICLIQDMERPLSVAAKKLTELLCSPDTTASSSPF
- a CDS encoding YoaK family protein — translated: MKPAVKPAVKPRQMSESMPLAIFLTLAGGFQDAYSYNCRGRVFANAQTGNIVLLGQNLAQGHWRAAFHYFIPLCAFLLGVYITERVHHRFRANEKIHWRQVILLIESLLLVITGFLPQTLNISANALMSFACAMQVNSFRKFHGLPCATTMCIGNIRSATEMLCRYHITKDKTLRRKSIHYYFVILIFAIGATAGALITSVLGSPAIWTAACLLLAGFVLMFMKEQPEP